In Alloyangia pacifica, the following proteins share a genomic window:
- a CDS encoding inositol monophosphatase family protein, which translates to MTDSLPMPISAPITPAQRTSILNLLRRAARAEILPRFRALDPSEISEKTGRQDLVTAADKGAEAMIARGLQRMYPHALIVGEEAVAEHPEIRDRIGDAELAFTIDPVDGTWNYAHGLATFGIILSATRFGVPVFGMIYDPIMDDVVIAETGGPAEMFLPKRRLTRRLGVSPGGQLSDLQGFIPFYLMPEDKRPEVGAALPLFERSHTLRCSAHEFRLFAQGSVDFHFSARLTPWDHAAGALIARCAGGHVAMLDGSEYNAKLRDGVLLCASNKETWERIRDAFAFLLEAPSAS; encoded by the coding sequence ATGACCGATTCCCTGCCTATGCCGATCTCGGCTCCGATCACCCCGGCGCAAAGGACCAGCATCCTCAACCTGCTGCGCCGCGCAGCGCGGGCCGAGATCCTGCCGCGCTTCCGGGCGCTCGACCCGTCGGAAATCTCGGAAAAGACCGGTCGGCAGGACCTGGTGACCGCCGCCGACAAGGGTGCCGAGGCAATGATCGCGCGAGGCCTGCAGCGCATGTATCCGCACGCGCTCATCGTCGGTGAGGAGGCCGTGGCCGAGCACCCCGAGATCCGCGACCGCATCGGCGATGCGGAGCTGGCCTTTACCATCGACCCGGTGGATGGCACCTGGAACTACGCGCATGGGTTGGCGACCTTCGGGATCATCCTCTCGGCGACACGCTTCGGCGTGCCGGTTTTCGGGATGATCTACGATCCGATCATGGACGACGTGGTGATCGCCGAGACCGGAGGCCCGGCGGAGATGTTCCTGCCAAAGCGCCGCCTGACGCGCCGCCTTGGCGTTTCGCCGGGCGGGCAGCTGTCGGACCTTCAGGGCTTCATTCCCTTCTACCTGATGCCCGAGGACAAGCGGCCCGAGGTCGGCGCCGCGCTGCCGCTCTTCGAGCGCAGCCATACGCTACGCTGCTCGGCGCATGAGTTCCGCCTTTTCGCGCAAGGTTCGGTGGATTTCCACTTTTCGGCCCGGCTCACCCCTTGGGACCACGCCGCGGGCGCGCTGATCGCGCGGTGCGCGGGCGGTCATGTCGCGATGCTGGACGGCTCCGAGTACAACGCCAAGCTGCGCGATGGGGTCCTGCTCTGTGCCTCCAACAAGGAGACCTGGGAGCGCATCCGCGACGCCTTTGCCTTCCTGCTCGAGGCGCCCTCCGCAAGCTGA
- the gcvP gene encoding aminomethyl-transferring glycine dehydrogenase, translating into MAFTPTDYLPYDFANRRHIGPSPKEMAQMFEVLGVKDLDALIKQTVPAGIRQAEALELGKPMSEREMLWHMREVASKNKVLTSLIGQGYHGTVTPPAIQRNIFENPAWYTAYTPYQPEISQGRLEALLNYQTMVSDLTGLEIANASLLDEATACAEAMTMAQRVAKSKATAFFVDENCHPQNIAVMKTRAAPLGIEIIVASPDALEAEKVFGAIFQYPGTHGHVRDLSAEMEALHAAKAIGIVAADPMALCLLKEPGAMGADIAVGSTQRFGVPLGYGGPHAAYMATRDAYKRSMPGRIVGVSIDSHGNRAYRLALQTREQHIRREKATSNVCTAQALLAVMAGFYAVFHGPEGLKAIAQRIHRKTERLARGLEEAGFKVEPETFFDTITVDVGLLQQGVLRAAVKEGVNLRKVGETRVGITLDETTRPATIEAVWRAFGLLRKDEDFAPRYRLPEASIRTSSYLTHEVFHMNRAETEMMRYMRRLADRDLALDRAMIPLGSCTMKLNAAAEMMPVSWPEFAGLHPYVPQDQALGYKQMIDDLSDKLCKVTGYDAFTMQPNSGAQGEYAGLLTIASWQRERGEGQRNVCLIPVNAHGTNPASAQMVGWKVVPVKCDEKGSIDLADFRAKAEQYSDTLAACMITYPSTHGVFEETVRDVCAITHEHGGQVYIDGANMNAMVGLSRPGDLGGDVSHLNLHKTFCIPHGGGGPGMGPIGVKEHLVPHFPAHPLEDGIAGPVSAAPYGSPSLLPISWGYIQMMGGEGLTQATRVAILNANYIATRLAGAYEVLYTGHEGRVAHECIIDIRPFADSCGITVDDVAKRLIDCGFHAPTMSFPVAGTLMIEPTESETKAELDRFCDAMLAIREEIRAVEEGEADPENNPLKHAPHTMEDLVRDWDRPYSREQGCFPPGAFRVDKYWPPVNRVDNAWGDRNLTCTCPPMSDYAEAAE; encoded by the coding sequence ATGGCCTTCACGCCCACAGACTACCTGCCGTATGATTTCGCCAACCGTCGCCACATAGGGCCCTCGCCCAAGGAGATGGCGCAGATGTTCGAGGTGCTTGGGGTCAAGGACCTCGACGCACTGATCAAGCAGACCGTCCCCGCCGGCATCCGCCAGGCCGAGGCGCTGGAGCTTGGCAAGCCCATGTCCGAGCGCGAGATGCTCTGGCACATGCGCGAGGTTGCATCGAAGAACAAGGTTCTGACCTCGCTGATCGGCCAAGGCTACCACGGCACGGTGACCCCTCCGGCGATCCAGCGAAATATTTTCGAGAACCCGGCCTGGTACACCGCCTACACACCTTACCAGCCCGAGATCAGCCAAGGCCGCCTCGAGGCGCTGCTGAACTACCAGACCATGGTGTCGGATCTGACCGGGCTCGAGATCGCCAACGCATCCTTGCTCGACGAGGCCACCGCCTGCGCCGAAGCGATGACCATGGCGCAGCGCGTGGCGAAGTCGAAGGCCACCGCCTTCTTCGTCGACGAGAATTGCCACCCGCAGAACATCGCGGTGATGAAGACCCGCGCCGCGCCGCTCGGCATCGAGATCATCGTCGCCAGCCCGGACGCGCTCGAGGCCGAAAAGGTTTTCGGCGCGATCTTCCAGTACCCCGGCACCCACGGCCACGTCCGTGACCTCTCCGCCGAGATGGAGGCGCTGCACGCAGCCAAGGCGATCGGCATCGTTGCCGCCGATCCTATGGCGCTCTGCCTGCTGAAAGAGCCCGGCGCGATGGGCGCCGATATCGCCGTGGGCTCCACGCAGCGCTTCGGCGTGCCGCTCGGCTACGGCGGCCCGCACGCCGCCTACATGGCCACCCGCGATGCCTACAAACGCTCCATGCCCGGGCGCATCGTCGGCGTCTCGATCGACAGCCACGGCAACCGCGCCTACCGGCTCGCGCTGCAGACCCGCGAGCAGCACATCCGCCGCGAAAAGGCCACCTCTAACGTCTGCACCGCGCAGGCGCTGCTGGCGGTGATGGCGGGCTTCTACGCCGTGTTCCACGGCCCCGAGGGTCTGAAGGCCATCGCGCAGCGCATCCACCGCAAGACCGAGCGGCTGGCGCGCGGTCTGGAAGAGGCCGGTTTCAAGGTCGAGCCCGAAACCTTCTTTGACACGATCACCGTGGATGTCGGCCTGCTGCAGCAGGGCGTGCTGCGCGCCGCCGTCAAGGAGGGCGTCAACCTGCGCAAGGTCGGCGAGACCCGCGTCGGCATCACCCTCGACGAGACCACCCGCCCGGCCACCATCGAAGCGGTCTGGCGCGCCTTCGGCCTGCTGCGCAAGGACGAGGATTTCGCACCGCGCTACCGCCTGCCCGAGGCGTCGATCCGCACGAGCAGCTACCTCACGCATGAGGTCTTCCACATGAACCGGGCCGAAACCGAGATGATGCGCTACATGCGCCGCCTCGCGGACCGCGACCTGGCGCTCGACCGGGCGATGATCCCGCTCGGATCGTGCACCATGAAGCTCAATGCAGCCGCCGAGATGATGCCGGTGAGCTGGCCCGAGTTCGCCGGTCTGCACCCCTACGTGCCGCAGGACCAGGCGCTCGGCTACAAGCAGATGATCGACGATCTGTCGGACAAGCTCTGCAAGGTCACCGGCTATGACGCCTTCACCATGCAGCCGAACTCCGGCGCGCAGGGCGAATATGCCGGGCTGCTGACCATCGCCTCGTGGCAGCGTGAACGCGGCGAGGGCCAGCGCAATGTCTGCCTGATCCCGGTCAACGCCCATGGGACCAACCCCGCCTCGGCGCAGATGGTCGGCTGGAAGGTGGTGCCGGTCAAATGCGACGAGAAGGGCTCGATCGACCTCGCGGACTTCCGCGCCAAGGCCGAGCAGTACTCTGATACGCTGGCGGCCTGCATGATCACCTATCCCTCGACCCACGGTGTCTTCGAGGAGACGGTGCGCGACGTCTGCGCGATCACCCACGAGCATGGCGGGCAGGTCTACATCGACGGCGCCAACATGAACGCCATGGTGGGCCTGTCGCGCCCCGGCGATCTGGGCGGCGACGTCAGCCACCTGAACCTGCACAAGACCTTCTGCATCCCGCATGGCGGCGGCGGACCCGGCATGGGGCCGATCGGCGTCAAGGAGCACCTGGTGCCGCACTTTCCTGCGCACCCGCTCGAGGATGGCATCGCCGGGCCGGTCTCGGCCGCGCCCTACGGTTCGCCCTCGCTGCTGCCGATCTCCTGGGGCTATATCCAGATGATGGGCGGCGAGGGGCTGACGCAGGCGACGCGCGTGGCGATCCTCAATGCCAACTACATCGCGACCCGCCTCGCCGGGGCCTACGAGGTGCTCTACACCGGTCACGAGGGCCGCGTGGCGCATGAGTGCATCATCGACATCCGCCCCTTCGCCGACAGCTGCGGCATCACCGTGGACGATGTGGCCAAGCGGCTGATCGACTGCGGTTTCCACGCGCCGACCATGAGCTTCCCGGTCGCGGGCACACTTATGATCGAGCCGACGGAGTCGGAGACCAAGGCCGAGCTCGACCGTTTCTGCGACGCCATGCTGGCGATCCGCGAGGAGATCCGAGCGGTGGAAGAGGGTGAGGCCGATCCCGAGAACAACCCGCTGAAACACGCGCCGCACACCATGGAAGACCTCGTGCGCGACTGGGACCGGCCCTACAGCCGCGAACAGGGCTGTTTCCCGCCGGGCGCCTTCCGGGTGGACAAGTACTGGCCGCCGGTCAACCGGGTCGACAACGCCTGGGGCGACCGCAACCTGACCTGCACCTGCCCGCCGATGAGCGACTACGCCGAGGCAGCAGAGTAA
- the gcvH gene encoding glycine cleavage system protein GcvH has translation MKFTEEHEWLRVEGDLVVVGITTHAAEQLGDVVFVELPEEGTTVSKDDEVVVIESVKAASDILAPLDGEIVEVNSPLADEPSKVNDDPEGEAWFFKMKIEDLSALDDYMDEAAYKKFIG, from the coding sequence ATGAAATTTACCGAAGAGCACGAATGGCTCCGCGTCGAGGGCGATCTGGTCGTCGTCGGCATCACCACCCACGCCGCCGAGCAACTCGGGGACGTCGTCTTCGTGGAACTGCCGGAAGAGGGCACCACGGTCAGCAAGGACGACGAGGTGGTGGTGATCGAGTCGGTCAAGGCCGCCTCCGACATTCTCGCCCCGCTCGACGGCGAGATCGTCGAGGTGAACAGCCCGCTCGCCGACGAGCCGTCGAAGGTCAACGACGACCCCGAGGGCGAGGCCTGGTTCTTCAAGATGAAGATCGAGGACCTCTCGGCGCTCGACGACTACATGGACGAAGCCGCCTATAAAAAGTTCATCGGCTGA
- the gcvT gene encoding glycine cleavage system aminomethyltransferase GcvT: protein MDELKRTPLHDLHVELGAKMVPFAGYEMPVQYKLGVLKEHLHTREKAGLFDVSHMGQVILPGESVESIALALESLVPVNIAGLAENRQRYGFFTNEAGGIEDDLMIANRGDHLFVVVNAACKTQDMALMRAGLEPKGVTPRLLGDRALLALQGPAAEDVLATLNPAVREMRFMDVATVDLVGADCWISRSGYTGEDGFEISVPENKAVELARALLAHEDVEPIGLGARDSLRLEAGLCLYGHDIDSTTTPVEAALTWAIQKVRRSGGAREGGFPGAEKILAEFDGGARRARVGLRPEGRAPMREGVEIFAQEEGGAPIGRVTSGGFGPTTGAPIAMGYVDIDHAAQGTQLFGEVRGKRLAVEVAEMPFVTQTYKR, encoded by the coding sequence ATGGACGAGCTGAAACGCACGCCTTTACACGATTTGCACGTCGAGCTGGGCGCCAAGATGGTGCCCTTTGCCGGTTACGAGATGCCGGTGCAGTACAAGCTCGGGGTGCTCAAGGAACATCTTCACACGCGCGAGAAGGCCGGGCTGTTCGACGTCAGCCACATGGGGCAGGTCATCCTGCCCGGCGAGAGCGTGGAGAGCATCGCGCTGGCGCTGGAATCGCTGGTGCCGGTGAACATCGCCGGGCTGGCCGAGAACCGCCAGCGCTACGGCTTCTTCACCAATGAGGCAGGCGGGATCGAGGACGACCTGATGATCGCCAACCGTGGCGATCACCTGTTCGTCGTGGTCAACGCCGCCTGCAAGACACAGGACATGGCGCTGATGCGGGCCGGGCTCGAGCCGAAGGGCGTGACGCCCCGGCTCCTCGGCGACCGCGCGCTGCTGGCGCTGCAGGGCCCGGCGGCCGAGGACGTGCTGGCCACGCTCAACCCCGCGGTGCGCGAGATGCGTTTCATGGATGTCGCGACGGTCGACCTGGTCGGCGCCGACTGCTGGATCTCGCGCTCGGGCTACACCGGCGAGGACGGCTTCGAGATCTCGGTGCCCGAGAACAAGGCGGTCGAGCTCGCCCGCGCCCTGCTGGCGCATGAGGATGTGGAGCCCATCGGCCTTGGGGCACGCGACTCGCTGCGGCTCGAAGCCGGGCTCTGTCTCTATGGCCACGACATCGACAGCACCACCACCCCCGTCGAGGCGGCGCTGACATGGGCGATCCAGAAGGTCCGCCGCAGCGGCGGAGCCCGCGAGGGCGGCTTCCCCGGTGCCGAGAAGATCCTCGCCGAGTTCGACGGCGGCGCCCGCCGCGCCCGCGTTGGTCTGCGCCCCGAGGGCCGGGCCCCGATGCGCGAAGGCGTGGAGATCTTTGCACAAGAAGAAGGCGGCGCGCCGATCGGCCGCGTCACCTCGGGCGGATTCGGGCCAACCACCGGCGCTCCGATCGCCATGGGCTATGTCGATATTGACCACGCCGCCCAAGGCACCCAGCTTTTCGGCGAGGTCCGCGGCAAGCGCCTCGCCGTCGAAGTGGCCGAGATGCCCTTCGTCACCCAGACCTACAAACGCTGA
- a CDS encoding RrF2 family transcriptional regulator: MRVTKRTNIAIRVLMHCAANTGRLVTKSEIARCCNASENHLAQVINQLAQLGYLSTHRGRNGGLELARPASQIQIGEVFRTLESPVPLAECFADADNTCPLTEACRLRLALSEAANAFYATLDPITLDALVCDNAPLIDILVPGRACSIPRGTATLAAAAQV, translated from the coding sequence GTGCGTGTGACGAAGAGAACGAATATCGCGATCCGTGTCCTGATGCACTGCGCGGCCAACACCGGGCGTCTGGTAACCAAATCCGAGATCGCCAGATGCTGCAATGCCTCTGAAAACCATCTGGCACAGGTCATCAACCAATTGGCACAGCTTGGGTATCTCAGCACACACCGCGGCCGGAACGGCGGGCTGGAGCTTGCGCGCCCAGCCAGCCAGATTCAGATCGGCGAAGTGTTCCGGACGCTCGAATCCCCGGTGCCACTGGCCGAATGCTTCGCCGATGCCGACAACACCTGCCCGCTTACCGAGGCCTGTCGGTTGCGTCTCGCGCTGTCCGAGGCGGCGAATGCCTTCTACGCCACGCTCGATCCGATCACGCTCGACGCGCTTGTCTGCGACAACGCCCCGTTGATCGACATCCTCGTGCCGGGCAGGGCCTGCTCGATCCCACGCGGCACCGCCACGCTTGCGGCGGCTGCGCAAGTATAA
- a CDS encoding gamma-glutamylcyclotransferase family protein: MSTSYFFGYGSLVNRRTHGFDPAHRATASGWRRVWAQVPGRPVSLLTVLRDPSCEIEGLIAPVDDAGWAALDLREACYDRTDALQDVRHPAERVEELAIYVVPERDRLPPDAAHPVLLSYLDVVVQGYLAEFGAAGAELFLATTANWDAPILNDRAAPQYPRAQSLTDDERAFVDAALSGLGARVLAR; this comes from the coding sequence ATGAGCACATCTTATTTCTTTGGGTATGGGTCTCTCGTCAATCGCCGCACGCATGGGTTCGACCCGGCGCACCGGGCCACGGCCTCGGGCTGGCGCAGGGTCTGGGCGCAGGTGCCGGGACGGCCGGTGTCGCTGCTGACTGTGCTGCGCGATCCCTCCTGCGAGATCGAGGGTCTGATCGCCCCCGTCGATGACGCGGGCTGGGCCGCGCTTGACCTGCGCGAGGCCTGTTACGACCGGACCGATGCATTGCAGGATGTGCGCCACCCCGCCGAGCGGGTGGAGGAACTGGCGATTTACGTCGTTCCCGAGCGCGACCGCCTGCCCCCCGATGCCGCGCACCCGGTCCTGCTGAGCTACCTCGACGTGGTGGTGCAGGGCTATCTCGCTGAGTTCGGTGCGGCGGGCGCCGAGCTCTTCCTTGCCACCACCGCCAATTGGGACGCGCCTATCCTCAATGACCGCGCCGCGCCGCAATACCCGCGGGCGCAAAGCCTGACGGACGATGAGCGCGCCTTTGTCGATGCGGCGCTCTCGGGGCTCGGCGCGCGGGTGCTCGCCAGATGA
- a CDS encoding DUF2254 domain-containing protein, which yields MTPRWLLLLYRISKRLGVRVLLGALMALLAVAVAPLFQPLIPDWMKDRFGADAVTPILSILATTMLTVTTFSLSVMVQAFQSAASQATPRAYRLHLQDTTAQTALAAFTGTFLFSLTALVLFNAGLYSEESAVVIFFLTIACIVAVILAMLRWIGHLSVMGSMDHTLERVVESALPPLERAMARPSLGAARPEHALPSDAIEVPAKAAGYVQYINLEALEEKLAASEAMFRVIAHPGAHLVPGMPLGLVAGGHVAPEEIAECFTVGAARTMEQDARYGVMVMNEIAIRALSPAVNDPGTAIDVVQRLERMLMKLGRPEHAPPDFPHVQMAPLNPAHLLEDGFYPLIRDGAARPEVIASVLAAMKVLGRAEWPALAVAAEITRDYTFAHAEAALTVEADRRWLEAKRQEV from the coding sequence ATGACCCCACGCTGGCTGCTGCTGCTTTACCGTATCTCGAAGCGGCTCGGGGTGCGGGTGCTGCTCGGCGCCCTGATGGCGCTGCTCGCTGTGGCGGTGGCCCCGCTGTTCCAGCCGTTGATCCCGGACTGGATGAAGGACCGTTTCGGCGCGGACGCGGTGACGCCGATCCTGTCGATCCTTGCCACGACAATGCTGACGGTCACCACCTTCTCGCTCTCGGTCATGGTGCAGGCCTTCCAGTCGGCGGCGAGCCAGGCGACACCGCGCGCCTACCGGCTGCATCTGCAGGACACCACCGCGCAGACCGCGCTGGCCGCCTTCACCGGCACCTTTCTTTTCTCTCTGACCGCGCTCGTGCTGTTCAACGCCGGGCTCTATTCGGAAGAATCGGCGGTGGTGATCTTCTTCCTGACCATTGCCTGCATCGTCGCTGTGATCCTCGCCATGCTGCGCTGGATCGGCCACCTGAGCGTCATGGGCAGCATGGACCACACGCTCGAGCGGGTCGTGGAAAGCGCGCTGCCCCCGCTTGAGCGGGCGATGGCCCGCCCTTCGCTGGGCGCCGCCCGTCCCGAGCATGCGCTGCCGTCGGACGCAATCGAGGTGCCGGCGAAAGCCGCCGGCTACGTGCAATACATCAACCTCGAGGCGCTGGAGGAGAAGCTGGCGGCCTCCGAAGCAATGTTCCGCGTGATCGCCCATCCGGGGGCCCATCTGGTGCCAGGCATGCCGCTGGGACTGGTCGCGGGCGGCCATGTGGCCCCTGAGGAGATCGCCGAGTGTTTCACTGTCGGCGCGGCGCGTACCATGGAGCAGGACGCGCGCTACGGGGTGATGGTGATGAACGAGATCGCCATCCGCGCCCTCTCGCCCGCGGTGAACGATCCGGGCACGGCGATCGACGTGGTGCAGCGGCTGGAGCGAATGCTGATGAAGCTTGGCCGCCCGGAGCATGCGCCGCCGGACTTTCCGCATGTACAGATGGCGCCGCTTAACCCCGCGCACCTGCTGGAGGACGGCTTCTACCCGCTGATCCGCGACGGCGCGGCGCGGCCCGAGGTGATCGCCAGCGTACTCGCGGCGATGAAGGTGCTGGGCCGCGCGGAGTGGCCCGCGCTGGCCGTGGCGGCCGAGATCACCCGCGACTACACCTTTGCCCATGCCGAGGCGGCGCTGACAGTCGAGGCAGACCGGCGCTGGCTGGAGGCGAAGCGGCAGGAAGTCTGA
- the gltX gene encoding glutamate--tRNA ligase has protein sequence MTTTRFAPSPTGHIHVGNLRTALFNYLIARKAGGTFILRIDDTDAERSKEEYVDGIKRDLEWLGLHWDKTERQSARLDRYHAAADELRALGRFYEAFETPTELDLKRKKQLNMGKPPVYDRAALSLSDAEKDALRAERGNGVWRFKLDQQRIDWTDGILGDISIDAASVSDPVLIRGDGQILYTLASVVDDMDMGVTNIVRGSDHVTNTATQIQIIEALGGTPPGFAHHSLLTGPQGESLSKRLGVLSIRDLREAGVEPEALLSLMARLGSSQPVELRLSLDEIAEGFELSQFGAAPTKFDEQDLYPLTARKLHQLPLEAVAPQLTEIGVPEGKQAAFWNVARENIVTRKEIAGWWELFRDGAEPLIADEDRDFIAEAMGLLPEGPYTTETWGEWTKAVKEATGRKGKGLFMPLRKALTGLERGPEMADVLPLLEKIPARDLAK, from the coding sequence ATGACCACCACCCGTTTCGCACCGTCGCCCACCGGTCACATCCATGTGGGCAACCTCCGCACCGCGCTGTTCAACTACCTGATCGCGCGCAAGGCCGGCGGCACCTTCATCCTGCGCATCGACGACACCGATGCCGAGCGCAGCAAGGAAGAATACGTCGACGGCATCAAGCGCGACCTCGAATGGCTCGGTCTGCACTGGGACAAGACGGAGCGACAGAGCGCGCGGCTGGACCGCTACCATGCCGCCGCCGACGAGCTGCGCGCCCTGGGCCGTTTCTACGAGGCCTTCGAGACGCCGACCGAGCTGGACCTGAAGCGCAAGAAGCAGCTCAACATGGGCAAGCCGCCGGTCTACGACCGCGCCGCGCTGTCCCTTTCGGACGCCGAGAAGGACGCGCTGCGTGCCGAGCGCGGCAACGGCGTGTGGCGCTTCAAGCTGGACCAGCAGCGCATCGACTGGACCGACGGCATCCTCGGCGACATCTCGATCGACGCCGCCTCGGTGTCGGACCCGGTGCTGATCCGCGGCGATGGGCAGATCCTCTACACGCTGGCCTCGGTGGTCGACGACATGGACATGGGCGTCACCAACATCGTGCGCGGCTCGGACCACGTCACCAACACCGCGACGCAGATTCAGATCATCGAGGCGCTCGGCGGCACGCCCCCCGGCTTCGCGCACCACTCGCTGCTCACCGGCCCGCAGGGCGAGTCGCTGTCCAAGCGCCTCGGCGTGCTGTCGATCCGCGACCTGCGCGAGGCGGGCGTCGAGCCCGAGGCGCTGCTGTCGCTGATGGCGCGTCTGGGCTCGAGCCAGCCGGTCGAACTGCGCCTGTCGCTGGACGAGATCGCCGAGGGCTTCGAACTGAGCCAGTTCGGCGCCGCCCCGACCAAGTTCGACGAGCAGGATCTCTACCCGCTGACCGCCCGCAAGCTGCACCAGCTGCCGCTCGAGGCGGTTGCACCGCAGCTCACCGAGATCGGCGTGCCCGAGGGCAAGCAGGCGGCCTTCTGGAACGTGGCGCGCGAGAACATCGTGACCCGCAAGGAGATCGCCGGCTGGTGGGAGCTGTTCCGCGACGGCGCAGAGCCGCTGATCGCCGACGAGGATCGCGACTTCATTGCCGAGGCGATGGGCCTGCTGCCCGAAGGCCCCTACACCACCGAGACCTGGGGCGAATGGACCAAGGCGGTGAAGGAAGCCACGGGCCGCAAGGGCAAGGGCCTGTTCATGCCGCTGCGCAAGGCGCTGACCGGTCTAGAGCGCGGGCCGGAGATGGCGGACGTGCTGCCGCTGCTCGAGAAGATACCGGCAAGAGACCTGGCGAAGTAA
- a CDS encoding 1-phosphofructokinase family hexose kinase, which translates to MRDILTVTLNPALDLSTTTDRVVAGPKLRCDTPSADPGGGGINVARVAAELGGPARAFLALGGPTGMRLEAALEELGLPLVRMRAPGETRESLAVHDRHNGEQYRFVMPGPVWSEGDVHDALSSVASTVHEGGIVVLSGSQPPGVPSDFPIELARALRARGAYLIVDTSGPVLELLAKGTDPAPAVLRMDSLEAEDLAGRPLMTRADSARFAAELVARGAAERVILARGADGSVMAGPDGLWQVSAAKVTVLSAVGAGDSFVGAYAFGISSGLSAPESLALGAAAASATVTTPGTTLCTRAMVRGLLAQCGAREIRA; encoded by the coding sequence ATGAGAGACATTCTGACGGTCACGCTCAATCCCGCGCTCGATCTGTCGACCACCACGGATCGCGTGGTGGCCGGGCCGAAGCTGCGCTGTGACACGCCAAGCGCCGATCCCGGCGGCGGCGGCATCAACGTCGCGCGGGTGGCCGCCGAGCTTGGTGGCCCGGCACGGGCCTTTCTGGCGCTCGGCGGGCCGACGGGGATGCGGCTCGAGGCGGCGCTGGAAGAGCTCGGGTTGCCGCTGGTGCGGATGCGGGCGCCGGGCGAGACCCGCGAGAGCCTTGCCGTGCACGACCGGCACAACGGCGAACAATATCGCTTTGTCATGCCCGGGCCGGTCTGGAGCGAGGGGGACGTGCACGACGCGCTTTCGTCGGTTGCCAGCACCGTGCACGAGGGCGGCATCGTGGTGCTCAGCGGCAGCCAGCCGCCGGGGGTGCCGAGTGATTTCCCGATCGAGCTTGCCCGCGCGCTGCGTGCGCGCGGCGCCTATCTGATCGTCGACACCTCGGGGCCGGTGCTCGAGCTTCTGGCCAAGGGCACCGATCCGGCGCCGGCGGTGCTGCGGATGGACAGTCTCGAAGCCGAGGACCTGGCGGGTCGGCCGCTGATGACCCGGGCCGACTCCGCCCGGTTCGCTGCCGAGCTCGTGGCTCGGGGCGCGGCCGAGCGGGTGATCCTTGCGCGCGGCGCGGATGGTTCGGTCATGGCGGGGCCGGACGGGCTCTGGCAGGTGAGCGCGGCCAAGGTCACGGTGCTCTCGGCGGTGGGGGCGGGGGACAGTTTCGTCGGAGCCTATGCCTTCGGGATTTCCTCTGGCCTGAGCGCACCGGAGTCTCTGGCGCTCGGCGCGGCCGCGGCCAGCGCGACGGTGACGACTCCGGGCACGACGCTCTGCACGCGGGCCATGGTGCGCGGGCTGCTCGCGCAATGCGGCGCGCGCGAAATACGGGCCTGA